In Arcobacter sp. CECT 8983, the DNA window AATATGCAATTGCTTCATTAGAGTTCACTCCTAATAAAGCAGCAGGTGTTATTTCAAAAGTTATCGCTTCAGCTGTAGCAAATGCTGGTTTAGAGCCAGAAGGTGCAGTAATTACAAGTGCAAGAGTAGATAAAGGACCAGTTCTTAAAAGATTTACTCCTAGAGCTAGAGGAAGTGCATCACCAAAACATAAGCCAACTGCACACATTATGATTGAAGTTGCTGCTGCATCAGAAGGAGATAAGTAATGGGTCAAAAAGTTAATCCAA includes these proteins:
- the rplV gene encoding 50S ribosomal protein L22, with product MGKAVLKFIRLSPTKARLIAREVQGMNAEYAIASLEFTPNKAAGVISKVIASAVANAGLEPEGAVITSARVDKGPVLKRFTPRARGSASPKHKPTAHIMIEVAAASEGDK